The following coding sequences lie in one Rothia sp. SD9660Na genomic window:
- the moaC gene encoding cyclic pyranopterin monophosphate synthase MoaC has product MTAPAPTDQLTHVRADGSAHMVDVTEKNETTRTAVAEGYIVTRADVIEKIFDADLPKGDALPVARVAGIMAAKKTPEIIPLCHPLPLGKITIDFERHPDRIRIEALVKTRGVTGVEMEALTAVSGAALTVYDMIKAVDKQAVITGIRVLEKTGGKSGDWKVEQ; this is encoded by the coding sequence ATGACCGCCCCCGCCCCCACAGACCAGCTCACCCACGTGCGCGCTGACGGCAGCGCCCACATGGTCGATGTTACCGAGAAAAACGAAACCACCCGCACCGCCGTGGCTGAAGGCTATATCGTTACCCGGGCAGACGTCATTGAAAAAATCTTTGACGCCGACCTGCCCAAGGGCGATGCTCTGCCCGTGGCCCGCGTCGCCGGTATTATGGCAGCCAAGAAAACCCCCGAGATCATCCCCCTCTGCCACCCCCTGCCCCTGGGCAAAATCACCATCGACTTTGAGCGGCACCCCGACCGTATCCGCATCGAGGCCCTGGTCAAAACCCGCGGCGTCACCGGGGTGGAAATGGAAGCCCTTACCGCTGTCTCCGGTGCGGCGCTGACGGTCTATGACATGATCAAGGCTGTTGACAAACAAGCTGTCATAACCGGTATCAGGGTGCTGGAAAAAACCGGCGGTAAATCCGGTGACTGGAAGGTAGAGCAGTGA
- a CDS encoding MogA/MoaB family molybdenum cofactor biosynthesis protein: MSSSYTLPKNRTGLVIVASTRAARGIYEDKSGPLAVTWLRDQGFETPDAVVVADADVPAYIDRLVASGQLPTFILTSGGTGLNSDDTTVEAVRPHLTKEVPGIMHAFWNQGLKNTPAAVLSRGIAGVIGTSFIMTLPGSTGGVKDGCAVLQPLVTHICRQLEDYHDH; this comes from the coding sequence GTGAGCAGCAGCTACACCCTGCCCAAGAACCGTACCGGCCTAGTCATCGTGGCCTCCACCCGGGCCGCCCGCGGTATCTACGAAGATAAATCCGGCCCCCTAGCGGTCACCTGGCTGCGCGACCAGGGCTTTGAAACCCCCGACGCTGTCGTGGTGGCGGACGCCGACGTCCCCGCCTACATCGACCGGCTAGTAGCATCAGGGCAGCTACCCACCTTCATCCTGACCAGCGGCGGAACCGGCCTCAACTCAGACGATACAACCGTCGAGGCTGTGCGCCCCCACCTGACCAAAGAAGTTCCCGGCATTATGCACGCCTTCTGGAATCAGGGTCTCAAAAACACCCCCGCCGCTGTGCTCTCCCGCGGAATCGCCGGCGTCATCGGCACCAGCTTCATCATGACCCTGCCCGGCTCCACCGGGGGGGTCAAAGACGGCTGCGCCGTGCTCCAACCCCTCGTTACCCACATCTGCCGCCAGCTAGAGGACTACCATGACCACTAA
- a CDS encoding molybdenum cofactor biosynthesis protein MoaE, whose protein sequence is MTTNHPGSTGANPYAGRPLEPVDSTVVHASITEDPLEPLLAGAKEATMTRAMGALVVFDGIVRDHDHGEPVAALAYSAHPQATGYLERVLHSVTEEIPGVRLWVAHRIGPIPIGESALTVLAAAAHRGTAFTACSLAADRIKAEVPIWKEQELTDGSVQWVGIDTPTG, encoded by the coding sequence ATGACCACTAACCACCCAGGCTCCACAGGAGCCAACCCCTATGCGGGGCGTCCGCTCGAACCGGTGGACTCCACAGTCGTTCATGCCTCCATTACCGAAGACCCCCTCGAACCGCTCCTAGCAGGAGCTAAAGAAGCGACCATGACCCGCGCCATGGGCGCCCTGGTCGTCTTCGACGGTATCGTGCGCGACCACGACCACGGGGAGCCTGTAGCAGCCCTGGCTTACAGCGCACACCCCCAGGCAACCGGCTACCTGGAGCGCGTCCTGCACTCGGTGACAGAAGAAATCCCCGGCGTGCGCCTGTGGGTAGCCCACCGTATCGGCCCCATCCCCATCGGCGAATCCGCCCTCACCGTACTGGCAGCGGCAGCCCACCGCGGCACAGCCTTCACAGCCTGCTCCCTGGCAGCTGACCGCATCAAGGCAGAAGTACCCATCTGGAAAGAGCAAGAACTTACCGACGGCAGTGTGCAGTGGGTGGGAATCGATACGCCTACCGGCTAG
- a CDS encoding ThiF family adenylyltransferase produces MTSELTSLAYQLYGRQMILPEMGQKGQEKLSAATVAVIGAGGLGSPALLYLAGAGVGRIIVIDDDTVETSNLHRQVIHSYARVGASKADSAAQTLRELNPLIRIEAVKDRLTDANAAELLAEVDVLVDGSDNFPTRYTASRATAALGIPHVWGAILGFDAQMSVFWAGHGPVYEDLYPLEPAPGSVPNCATAGVIGALAGVVGTAMALEVIKLLAGIGQPLMGEVGYYTGLTGRWEYIPLHASTSRAASGSGTDQSACTAASGADAGGQVAWQGQVPAPLRPPAADWEPATAEPDQYGMEVTWADIASSPYFEGVPLIDVREPHEHAALAVPGSFNLPLSLIEAASTDPDLGSAIDTILPSHQGRYALYCAAGVRSLKALKLLTDAGFSDLYSVEGGIDSWLTSQG; encoded by the coding sequence ATGACCTCTGAACTAACGTCTCTGGCCTACCAGCTCTACGGGCGGCAGATGATTCTGCCGGAGATGGGGCAGAAGGGGCAGGAAAAACTGAGCGCGGCAACGGTTGCGGTGATCGGGGCAGGCGGCCTGGGCTCCCCGGCCCTGCTCTACCTGGCAGGAGCCGGTGTTGGGCGCATTATCGTGATTGATGACGATACGGTTGAAACCTCTAACCTGCACCGTCAGGTCATTCACTCCTATGCCCGGGTGGGGGCCTCCAAGGCTGACTCAGCCGCCCAAACTCTGCGCGAACTCAACCCTCTGATTAGGATCGAAGCTGTTAAGGATCGTCTGACCGACGCTAATGCGGCAGAGCTACTAGCCGAGGTGGACGTGCTGGTAGATGGCTCAGATAATTTCCCCACCCGCTACACTGCCTCCCGCGCTACTGCCGCCCTGGGTATTCCCCATGTGTGGGGTGCCATTCTCGGGTTTGACGCCCAGATGAGCGTCTTCTGGGCGGGCCACGGGCCGGTCTACGAGGACCTTTACCCGCTCGAACCAGCCCCCGGTTCTGTACCCAACTGCGCTACCGCCGGGGTGATCGGTGCCCTGGCTGGGGTCGTTGGAACCGCAATGGCCCTGGAAGTTATTAAGCTACTGGCCGGTATTGGGCAGCCGCTGATGGGTGAGGTGGGCTACTACACCGGCCTGACCGGCCGCTGGGAGTACATCCCCCTGCATGCCTCTACCTCCCGCGCCGCTTCTGGTTCGGGTACCGACCAGAGTGCCTGCACGGCAGCTTCTGGTGCGGACGCCGGTGGGCAGGTAGCGTGGCAGGGGCAGGTCCCTGCGCCCCTGCGTCCGCCTGCTGCCGACTGGGAACCCGCTACTGCCGAACCTGACCAGTACGGTATGGAAGTTACCTGGGCTGATATTGCCAGCTCACCCTACTTTGAGGGGGTTCCCCTCATTGATGTGCGAGAGCCTCACGAGCACGCAGCGCTGGCTGTTCCGGGTAGCTTCAACCTACCTCTGTCGCTGATTGAGGCCGCATCCACCGATCCGGATCTAGGGTCGGCCATTGACACGATCCTGCCCAGCCACCAGGGGCGCTATGCCCTCTACTGCGCGGCGGGGGTGCGCTCGCTCAAGGCGCTGAAGCTGCTCACCGATGCTGGTTTCAGTGATCTCTACAGCGTGGAAGGTGGCATTGACTCCTGGCTGACAAGCCAGGGGTAG
- a CDS encoding nitrate reductase subunit alpha — MTQQASHTPGPDGPLTDKLIKFGKFFTKWDETDDGRAAFLKGGRAGDVFYRNRWSHDKVVRSTHGVNCTGSCSWQVFVKDGVITWEAQATDYPTVGPDRPEYEPRGCPRGAAFSWYTYSPTRVKYPYIRGVLLEMYREARARLGDPVEAWASIVSDPEKRSRYLSARGKGGLVRGSWAEALEMVVAAQIHTIKTYGPDRNIGFSPIPAKSMVSHASGARYIELIGGVMTSFYDWYADLPVASPQVFGDQTDVRESGDWWDATYLMMWGSNIPVTRTPDAHWMAEVRYRGTKVVSVSPDYADNTKFADEWLPAQAGTDAALAMAMGHVILKENFVDRRVEFFENYVSTYTDFPFLITLETREDGVTVPAKFLTAANLTDHAQVPDASFKTALLNRETGEVVVPNGSLGYRYNAEDEGKWNLDLQGVKPALSILDLPTGAEKTLEIQLPAFDEPSGRGKVITRGVPTITVEGKTVTTVFDLMLAQYGIGRPGLPGQWATGFEDADTQYTPAWQEAITSVPAEAVIRTAREFAQNSIDSGGRTMIIMGAGICQWYHGDTTYRAILALLMMCGAEGRNGGGWAHYVGQEKARPITGWSHMANALDWIRPPRTQAGTSFWYMHTDQFRSDGRTTDSLQSPLAKGDLRGVHTADVLARSVRMGWMPFYPQFPENSLDLADAGAAAVAAGTAESPADYVAQRLNSGDLDFSVEDVDNPVNWPRTLVLWRNNLLGSSAKGEEYFLKHLLGTHNSVMGKDAEDFKPAEVKWAQSAPEGKLDLLVTTDYRMTSSTLLSDIVFPAATWYEKHDISSTDMHPYIHAFSPAINPPWETKTDHQVFKELAYLFSKWAAKHLGKRNDLVSVPLQHDTPGQLAQPGGHAPDWKNQGIAGIPGKNMPIFTVVERDYPAIYDMYTSVGPLLSKLGTTTKFVTVDVNEQLAQLAEEHGVMGSGKGTGLPALDTDIKLADTILALSGTSNGPVALKGFKALEKRVGKKMHHLAEGNEEKRIKFRDTQDRPCPVFTSPEWSGSETGGRRYAPFTLNIEQLKPFHTLTGRMHFFLDHDWMSEMGEQLPVYRPPLDMHNLFGEPEIGETGDLSVAVRYVTVHNKWAIHSSYHDNLYMQTLSRGGTHAWMSPQDAAKIGVKDHDWIECENANGVFVGRAVVSHRMPEGVVYVHHAQERLVNIPKSEVSGKRGGIHNSVTRIMVKPTHLIGGYAHQAYAFNYLGPTGNQRDIVSRIRRRKQEVTY; from the coding sequence ATGACACAGCAGGCATCACACACACCTGGGCCCGACGGGCCGCTCACTGACAAGCTCATCAAATTCGGCAAATTCTTCACCAAATGGGACGAAACCGACGACGGTCGCGCAGCCTTCCTCAAGGGCGGTCGCGCAGGCGACGTTTTCTACCGCAACCGCTGGAGCCATGACAAGGTCGTCCGCTCCACCCACGGCGTCAACTGCACCGGCTCCTGCTCCTGGCAGGTCTTCGTCAAAGACGGTGTGATCACCTGGGAGGCCCAGGCCACCGACTATCCCACCGTCGGCCCCGACCGCCCCGAGTACGAACCCCGCGGCTGCCCCCGCGGCGCTGCCTTCTCCTGGTACACCTACTCACCCACCCGTGTGAAGTACCCCTACATTCGTGGTGTGCTGCTGGAGATGTACCGCGAAGCCCGCGCCCGCCTGGGCGACCCCGTAGAAGCCTGGGCCTCGATTGTCTCTGACCCCGAAAAGCGTTCCCGCTACCTGAGCGCCCGCGGTAAGGGCGGCCTGGTGCGCGGCTCCTGGGCAGAAGCCCTCGAAATGGTGGTCGCAGCCCAGATTCACACCATCAAAACCTATGGGCCCGACCGCAACATCGGTTTTTCGCCCATTCCGGCTAAGTCCATGGTCTCCCACGCTTCGGGTGCTCGCTACATCGAGCTTATCGGCGGCGTGATGACCTCCTTCTACGACTGGTACGCCGACCTGCCGGTGGCCTCACCCCAGGTCTTCGGCGACCAGACCGACGTGCGCGAATCCGGTGACTGGTGGGATGCCACCTACCTCATGATGTGGGGCTCCAACATCCCGGTCACCCGCACCCCCGACGCCCACTGGATGGCCGAGGTACGCTACCGCGGCACCAAGGTTGTCTCCGTCTCGCCCGACTACGCCGATAACACCAAGTTCGCCGATGAGTGGCTGCCCGCCCAGGCTGGCACCGACGCCGCTCTTGCTATGGCTATGGGGCACGTGATCCTCAAGGAAAACTTTGTCGACCGCCGCGTCGAGTTCTTCGAGAACTACGTGAGCACCTACACCGACTTCCCCTTCCTCATCACTCTTGAGACCCGCGAAGATGGGGTAACAGTCCCGGCTAAGTTCCTGACCGCCGCAAACCTGACCGACCACGCGCAGGTGCCCGATGCGTCCTTCAAGACTGCCCTGCTCAACCGCGAAACCGGTGAGGTTGTGGTACCCAACGGTTCACTGGGTTACCGCTACAACGCAGAAGACGAAGGCAAATGGAACCTGGACTTACAGGGGGTTAAGCCCGCCCTGTCTATCCTGGATCTGCCCACCGGTGCTGAGAAGACCCTTGAGATTCAGCTACCCGCCTTCGACGAGCCCTCGGGCCGCGGTAAGGTTATTACCCGCGGCGTGCCCACCATCACCGTTGAGGGTAAGACCGTTACCACCGTCTTTGACCTCATGCTGGCCCAGTATGGTATTGGCCGCCCCGGCCTGCCCGGCCAGTGGGCCACCGGGTTTGAGGACGCCGACACCCAGTACACCCCGGCCTGGCAGGAGGCCATTACCTCCGTACCCGCCGAAGCTGTCATCCGTACTGCCCGCGAGTTCGCCCAGAACTCCATCGATTCGGGTGGCCGCACCATGATTATCATGGGTGCCGGTATCTGCCAGTGGTACCACGGCGATACCACCTATCGCGCGATTCTAGCCCTGCTCATGATGTGCGGCGCTGAAGGCCGCAACGGCGGCGGCTGGGCCCACTACGTCGGCCAGGAAAAGGCCCGCCCCATCACGGGCTGGTCCCACATGGCCAACGCCCTGGACTGGATTCGCCCGCCGCGTACCCAGGCCGGCACCTCCTTCTGGTACATGCACACCGACCAGTTCCGCTCCGATGGCCGTACCACAGACTCCCTGCAATCGCCCCTGGCCAAGGGGGATTTGCGCGGGGTTCACACCGCGGACGTCCTAGCCCGCTCCGTGCGCATGGGCTGGATGCCCTTCTACCCCCAGTTCCCCGAAAACTCCCTGGATTTGGCGGACGCTGGTGCCGCAGCGGTTGCCGCTGGCACCGCAGAGTCCCCGGCAGACTACGTTGCCCAGCGCCTGAACTCGGGCGACTTGGACTTCTCGGTGGAGGACGTCGACAACCCGGTCAACTGGCCCCGCACCCTGGTACTGTGGCGCAACAACCTGCTGGGCTCGTCCGCCAAGGGCGAGGAATACTTCCTCAAGCACCTGCTGGGCACCCACAACTCGGTCATGGGTAAGGACGCCGAGGATTTCAAGCCCGCCGAGGTCAAGTGGGCCCAGAGCGCGCCCGAAGGCAAGCTGGACCTGCTGGTGACCACCGACTACCGCATGACCTCATCCACCCTGCTGTCGGACATCGTCTTCCCCGCCGCTACCTGGTACGAGAAGCACGATATCTCTTCCACCGATATGCACCCCTACATCCACGCCTTCTCCCCGGCCATTAACCCGCCCTGGGAGACCAAGACCGACCACCAGGTCTTCAAGGAACTGGCCTACCTGTTCTCCAAGTGGGCAGCCAAGCACCTGGGCAAGCGCAACGACCTGGTATCCGTGCCCCTGCAGCACGACACCCCCGGCCAGCTGGCCCAACCCGGTGGCCATGCACCTGACTGGAAGAACCAGGGAATTGCCGGTATCCCGGGCAAGAATATGCCCATCTTTACCGTGGTGGAGCGCGACTACCCGGCTATCTACGACATGTACACCTCGGTCGGCCCCCTGCTCTCCAAGCTGGGCACCACCACCAAGTTTGTGACTGTGGACGTCAACGAGCAGCTGGCCCAGCTGGCTGAGGAACACGGCGTCATGGGTAGCGGTAAGGGCACTGGCCTGCCGGCCCTTGATACCGACATTAAGCTGGCCGACACCATCCTGGCTCTTTCGGGTACCTCCAACGGCCCCGTGGCCCTCAAGGGCTTCAAAGCCCTGGAAAAGCGGGTGGGCAAAAAGATGCACCATCTGGCTGAGGGCAACGAAGAAAAGCGCATTAAGTTCCGCGATACCCAGGATAGGCCCTGCCCCGTCTTTACCTCACCGGAATGGTCAGGCTCAGAGACCGGCGGACGCCGCTATGCCCCCTTCACCCTCAATATCGAACAGCTCAAGCCTTTCCACACCCTCACCGGTCGTATGCACTTCTTCCTTGACCACGACTGGATGAGCGAGATGGGCGAGCAGCTGCCGGTCTACCGCCCACCGCTGGATATGCACAACCTCTTCGGTGAACCTGAAATTGGTGAGACCGGCGACCTGTCGGTAGCTGTACGCTACGTGACGGTGCACAACAAGTGGGCTATCCACTCCTCCTACCACGACAACCTCTACATGCAGACCCTCTCCCGCGGTGGCACCCACGCCTGGATGAGCCCTCAGGACGCCGCCAAAATCGGGGTCAAGGACCATGACTGGATCGAGTGTGAGAACGCCAATGGCGTCTTCGTGGGCCGCGCGGTGGTCTCCCACCGTATGCCCGAAGGTGTGGTCTACGTGCACCACGCCCAGGAACGCCTGGTCAACATCCCCAAATCAGAGGTATCGGGCAAGCGAGGCGGCATCCACAACTCCGTCACCCGCATCATGGTCAAGCCCACCCACCTGATTGGTGGCTACGCCCACCAGGCCTACGCCTTCAACTACCTGGGACCCACCGGTAACCAGCGAGATATCGTTTCAAGAATTCGCCGCCGCAAGCAGGAGGTAACCTACTAA
- the narH gene encoding nitrate reductase subunit beta, which produces MRVMAQVSMIMALDKCLGCHTCSVTCKQAWTNRAGTEYVWFNNVETRPGQGYPRRYEDQEKWKGGWVLNKRGRLELKSGNRFKKLFTLFASPVQPELSDYYEPWTYDYENLTSAPLGDDFPTARPKSLITGEDTSIEWGPNWDDNLGGAHESGHLDPLVEKVRQQSEEKIKFEFERTFMFYLPRICEHCLNPSCMASCPSGAIYKREEDGIVLVDQNQCRGWRQCITGCPYKKIYFNHKSGKAEKCTFCYPRIEHGIPTVCAETCVGRMRYIGIFLYDADRVTEAASIPDEKQLYQAQLDIMLDPFDPEVIREATKQGIPDSWITAAQKSPVYKLAKEWKIALPLHPEYRTMPMVWYVPPLSPIIDLLKEQGHDAESQANLFGAIDSLRIPVEYLAELFTAGDTTIVVNVLKKLAAMRAYMRDITLGGVGNEEIAHEVGMTGAEMYEMYRLMAISKYEERYVIPPAHLEDAHNLEEIGCSLDTDGGPGMLYDGAFTDPGDRPVPVSAGSYANAARADGKVDIFMWDGKTRPDSLFPDTSGSKKV; this is translated from the coding sequence ATGCGCGTCATGGCACAAGTTTCAATGATCATGGCCCTCGACAAGTGCCTGGGCTGCCACACCTGCTCCGTCACCTGTAAGCAGGCCTGGACCAACCGAGCCGGTACCGAATACGTCTGGTTCAACAACGTCGAGACCCGCCCCGGCCAGGGCTACCCCCGCCGCTATGAAGACCAGGAAAAGTGGAAGGGCGGCTGGGTGCTGAATAAGCGCGGACGCCTGGAACTCAAGAGCGGTAACCGCTTCAAGAAGCTCTTTACCCTCTTTGCCTCCCCGGTTCAGCCCGAACTTTCGGACTATTACGAACCCTGGACCTACGACTACGAGAACCTCACCAGCGCGCCCCTGGGCGATGACTTTCCCACCGCGCGTCCTAAATCTCTGATTACCGGTGAGGACACCTCCATCGAATGGGGCCCTAACTGGGACGACAACCTGGGCGGTGCCCACGAGTCCGGCCACCTGGATCCCCTGGTTGAAAAGGTACGTCAGCAGTCAGAAGAGAAGATCAAGTTCGAGTTCGAACGCACCTTCATGTTCTACCTGCCCCGTATCTGCGAGCACTGCCTCAACCCCTCCTGCATGGCGTCCTGCCCCTCCGGCGCTATCTACAAGCGCGAAGAGGACGGCATCGTGCTGGTCGACCAGAACCAGTGCCGCGGCTGGCGCCAGTGCATCACCGGCTGCCCCTACAAGAAGATTTACTTCAACCACAAGAGCGGCAAGGCCGAAAAATGCACCTTCTGCTACCCCCGCATCGAGCACGGTATTCCCACCGTCTGCGCCGAAACCTGCGTGGGCCGCATGCGCTACATCGGTATCTTCCTCTACGACGCCGACCGCGTGACCGAAGCCGCCTCTATACCCGATGAAAAGCAGCTCTACCAGGCTCAGCTCGACATCATGCTTGACCCCTTTGACCCCGAGGTCATTCGTGAGGCAACCAAGCAGGGCATCCCCGACTCCTGGATTACAGCAGCCCAGAAGTCACCGGTCTACAAGCTGGCCAAGGAGTGGAAGATCGCCCTGCCCCTACACCCCGAATACCGCACCATGCCCATGGTCTGGTACGTACCGCCGCTCTCACCTATCATCGACCTGCTCAAGGAACAGGGTCACGACGCAGAGTCCCAGGCCAACCTCTTTGGTGCCATCGACTCCCTGCGTATCCCCGTCGAATACCTAGCCGAGCTCTTCACCGCAGGTGACACCACCATCGTGGTCAATGTGCTCAAAAAGCTAGCCGCCATGCGCGCCTACATGCGAGACATTACCCTCGGCGGCGTCGGCAACGAAGAGATCGCCCACGAAGTCGGCATGACCGGCGCAGAAATGTACGAGATGTACCGCCTCATGGCTATCTCCAAGTACGAAGAACGCTACGTGATTCCTCCCGCCCACCTGGAGGACGCCCACAACCTCGAAGAAATCGGTTGCTCCCTCGATACCGACGGCGGCCCCGGCATGCTCTACGACGGAGCCTTCACCGACCCCGGCGATCGCCCCGTGCCTGTCTCCGCAGGTTCCTACGCCAACGCCGCCCGTGCCGACGGCAAGGTCGACATCTTCATGTGGGACGGCAAAACCCGCCCCGACTCCCTCTTCCCCGATACTTCCGGAAGCAAGAAGGTCTAG
- the narJ gene encoding nitrate reductase molybdenum cofactor assembly chaperone gives MAGFFSKLLKRNAAEVEPATPPSGDPFDMDWGSGQPTDAVVYQLTSVLMRYPTEETRALLPELTVLAEETGNDYLVRGVARIKNWYEASELDAMQAEYVQEYDLSRRHAFHLSYWTEGDTRRRGEALARFKQMYRDSGMVTTLHGELPDYLPMVLEFTALVDARAGRAALQAYRPSLELLRLALRDDNLPYYELIEAVCQTLPGVSPETQADVQKLVAAGPPAEAVGLALAPGDPRLLPLLLPHEQTPGATIGADHKNGATL, from the coding sequence GTGGCAGGATTCTTTTCCAAACTCCTCAAACGCAACGCGGCGGAGGTGGAACCGGCCACCCCGCCTTCGGGCGACCCCTTCGACATGGACTGGGGGAGCGGCCAACCCACCGACGCCGTGGTCTACCAGCTCACCAGCGTCCTCATGCGCTACCCCACCGAAGAAACCCGCGCCCTGCTACCGGAGCTCACCGTGCTCGCCGAAGAAACCGGCAACGACTACCTGGTGCGCGGTGTAGCCCGCATCAAGAACTGGTACGAGGCAAGCGAGCTAGATGCCATGCAGGCTGAATACGTGCAGGAATACGACCTGTCACGCCGGCACGCCTTCCACCTGTCCTACTGGACCGAAGGTGACACCCGCCGCCGCGGCGAGGCCCTAGCCCGCTTCAAGCAGATGTACCGCGACTCAGGCATGGTCACCACCCTGCACGGGGAACTACCCGACTACCTGCCCATGGTGCTGGAGTTCACCGCCCTGGTGGACGCCCGCGCCGGCCGCGCTGCCCTGCAGGCCTACCGCCCCTCCCTGGAGCTGCTACGCCTGGCCCTACGGGACGACAACCTGCCCTACTACGAGCTCATCGAAGCGGTCTGCCAGACCCTGCCCGGAGTTTCCCCCGAAACCCAGGCAGACGTGCAGAAACTCGTCGCAGCAGGCCCACCCGCAGAAGCTGTCGGCCTAGCCCTGGCCCCCGGCGATCCCCGCCTACTACCCCTCCTGCTGCCCCACGAACAGACACCCGGCGCCACCATCGGTGCCGACCATAAGAACGGAGCCACCCTGTGA
- the narI gene encoding respiratory nitrate reductase subunit gamma encodes MTGTVNALDFFLWGIFPYITLAIVVGGTLWRYKTDQFGWTTRSSQMYESKLLRIASPMFHYGILVVLVGHIVGLVIPKSWTDAVGISEHFYHINALVLGSIAAVATLIGLFAMIYRRRTSATVFRATTWNDKMMYVALTSAIVLGSVATLFNAMEIEGHHNYRETVSVWFRSLFYFQPNVEAMASATTSFHIHVIVAMILFCLWPFTRLVHAFTAPLHYIFRPYIVYRSRGKRNHARGWSPVGTADSVNKDARTVERQHHHH; translated from the coding sequence GTGACCGGCACAGTTAACGCCCTCGACTTCTTCCTCTGGGGCATCTTCCCCTACATCACCCTCGCCATCGTCGTCGGCGGTACTCTCTGGCGCTACAAGACCGACCAGTTTGGCTGGACCACCCGCTCCTCCCAGATGTACGAGTCCAAGCTGCTGCGGATTGCCTCCCCCATGTTCCACTACGGCATCCTGGTCGTGCTCGTGGGCCACATCGTGGGTCTGGTGATCCCCAAGTCCTGGACTGATGCGGTTGGCATCTCCGAGCACTTCTACCACATCAACGCCCTGGTGCTGGGCTCCATTGCAGCAGTTGCTACCCTCATCGGCCTCTTCGCCATGATCTACCGCCGCCGCACTTCGGCCACCGTCTTCCGCGCCACCACCTGGAACGACAAGATGATGTATGTAGCCCTGACCAGCGCCATCGTCCTTGGCTCAGTTGCCACCCTCTTCAACGCCATGGAAATCGAGGGGCACCACAACTACCGCGAAACCGTCTCGGTCTGGTTCCGCTCCCTCTTCTACTTCCAGCCCAACGTCGAGGCCATGGCAAGCGCCACCACCTCCTTCCACATCCACGTCATCGTGGCCATGATTCTCTTCTGCCTCTGGCCCTTCACCCGTCTAGTGCACGCCTTCACCGCGCCCCTGCACTACATCTTCCGGCCCTACATCGTCTACCGCTCCCGCGGCAAGCGCAACCACGCCCGCGGCTGGTCGCCGGTCGGCACCGCAGACTCCGTGAACAAGGACGCCCGCACGGTCGAGCGCCAGCACCACCACCACTAA